A single window of Zea mays cultivar B73 chromosome 10, Zm-B73-REFERENCE-NAM-5.0, whole genome shotgun sequence DNA harbors:
- the LOC103642437 gene encoding protein SREK1IP1, which yields MERVCENTVSVELKQTKPNNFIPFIRSREWSDIGGRDYMEDAHVCISDLAKNFGSNSADDEVISFYGISSTHSVVIDGIHVHCQEEELKRGELEADKDKMMREYRAQLDAERPQKLANGRNHSRSNSKSSSSKKERKDKDAKKRSKNRRKHKSSSESSSSSSSESSSSDDEDRGSRKSRSQSRSKRTRKEKKSLSRSKRRGGESEEEGPVRLSKFFGK from the exons ATGGAGAGGGTTTGTGAGAACACGGTGTCTGTTGAGCTCAAGCAAACTAAGCCGAACAACTTCATCCCGTTCATCCGGTCAAGGGAGTGGTCTGATATTGGAGGTCGCGATTACATGGAAGATGCCCATGTGTGCATCTCTGATCTGGCGAAGAATTTTGGCTCTAACTCAGCGGATGATGAAGTCATCTCCTTCTACGGG ATTTCCAGCACTCA TTCTGTAGTTATTGATGGTATTCATGTTCACTGTCAGGAAGAGGAACTGAAAAGGGGTGAGCTGGAGGCTGACAAAGACAAAATGATGAGAGAGTATAGAGCTCAACTGGATGCTGAAAGACCTCAAAAGCTAGCAAACGGAAGAAATCACTCAAGGTCAAACTCAAAATCATCATCTTCCAAGAAAG AGAGGAAGGATAAGGACGCAAAGAAAAGAAGTAAAAATAGGAGAAAG CACAAAAGTTCATCAGAGTCAAGTTCCAGCTCATCTTCAGAATCTTCAAGCAGCGACGATGAGGATAGGGGTTCAAGGAAGTCAAGATCACAGTCGAGATCAAAGAGAacaaggaaggaaaagaagagcctGTCAAGGTCCAAGCGCAGAGGCGGTGAAAGCGAGGAGGAAGGCCCAGTACGCCTATCTAAATTCTTCGGGAAGTAA